The following proteins are encoded in a genomic region of Takifugu rubripes chromosome 21, fTakRub1.2, whole genome shotgun sequence:
- the LOC105418078 gene encoding uncharacterized protein, translated as MLSLSDECVLRGVREAFLPAHLHFLRSLTDVQSRQELQNQTPAMETRLRCVCVLALVILKGVSAVKVQNKLLGTCLQSHTGRVSLAECTPHSVGQEWNWFPEQQALVSQQNEECLTAPGGQYEGVQLKPCVFRAGADTNGAAEETEGLESQMWSCSKKGHLTLISSRLHLSASSQSTLVFLSREHKHGSKWRALDNQTLCSKRESVHHSSPLQPEGKPLEPRTYLSSASDVNKQAGSCRHLNASLLFMKLRQLNNCERSIT; from the exons ATGCTTTCGCTCAGTGATGAATGCGTGCTGCGGGGAGTGCGTGAAGCGTTTCTCCCCGCCCACTTGCACTTTCTGCGGTCTCTGACTGACGTGCAGAGCAGACAAGAACTCCAGAACCAAACACCTGCCATGGAAACACGTCTGCGCTGCGTCTGTGTGCTCGCACTCGTCATCTTGAAGG GTGTGTCAGCCGTGAAAGTTCAGAACAAACTGTTGGGGACGTGTCTGCAGTCACACACCGGCAGAGTGTCCCTGGCCGAGTGCACCCCCCACTCAGTGGGACAGGAATGGAACTGGTTCCCAGAGCAACAGGCTCTCGTGAGTCAGCAGAATGAGGAGTGTCTGACAGCACCTGGAGGGCAGTACGAAGGGGTCCAGTTGAAGCCCTGCGTCTTTCGGGCTGGAGCGGACACGAACGGCGCAGCGGAGGAAACGGAGGGTTTGGAGAGCCAGATGTGGTCGTGCTCCAAGAAGGGTCACCTGACTTTgatcagcagcaggctgcacctCAGTGCCTCTTCACAGTCCACTTTAGTGTTCCTTTCTAGGGAGCATAAACAT GGCAGCAAGTGGCGCGCACTTGACAACCAGACGTTGTGCAGTAAGAGAGAGAGCGTGCATCATTCATCTCCCCTCCAGCCTGAGGGAAAACCACTGGAACCACGGACTTATCTGAGTTCTGCCTCTGATGTGAACAAACAAGCCGGATCATGTAGGCACCTGAATGCTTCTCTATTATTCATGAAACTAAGACAATTAAATAACTGTGAGAGATCGATAACATGA